The genomic interval AGTCTCATAGTTTGCTTCGGAAACTTTCTGATTCTCAGTTGTGGAATAGTGTAGAGTTGCTCTAACACGCTGATCATCATGTCTGGCTTTTATACGCTTTCAGGGGAATTCTGCCTGGTAGGTTTTGCATCATAATAAGTGTAAGTGCTCATTCTAAAttctaatattaatataataggCTGTAaagaaggtaaaaaaaaaatgaaaagagaataTATGTATGCAGTCTGAGTCTTTAGTCCAAATGGTCTTATCATTGTTTGAGCAGGCAATCATGGTACTTAATTTCCTTATTTTATCAGACATTCTTTCAAATTGTACTTGACTGGTTCTGCCACGGATGAATGGATAATGAATAGTTTTCTGTGAATTTCCCTCTTTTGAGTTTCAGTTTACATGAACTTTCTCTGTGAAAGGAGGTGATCAGCATTGGGATTAGGCTGATATTTTTGTTTAGATGTCAGGACAATAATTATACTATCAGGATATCTTTAACTTTATTATGAATTTAACAAGTTTAGTTGCCTGATTTTGAAGGTCGGATTGTGTACGTCCATTTGCACCAGAGTTGGAGCATGTTTGTGGGAGGCCTTTAGGACtaaaatttgataagaaaagTGGAGATCTGTACATTGCTGATGCCTATCTAGGCCTTAAGGTAGTGGGATCTGCAGGGGGTTTGGCCACCGGAGTGGTGACAGAAGTTGAAGGCCAGCCCTTGCGCTTCACTAATGACATGGACATCAGTGAAGAGGAAGATGTGATTTACTTCACTGAATCAAGCACAATCTCCCAGAGAAGGTAAATTCAGCTCAAACATATCTTCTTTCTACGGAGGAAGGCTGGAAGTGCTTCTGCTTTCTTAATTGATAGTCCTTATGATTGTTTTCTAGCACTGCAGTGTATTAAATGagattgaaaagaaaatattactttataaaGATCCTGGTTTGATAGAGAGGAAAATTTCTAACCAAGTatgaatcaattgtttcttaCAAAGTATGATCACTTGTTCTGTTGTACAAGTCAAATACAACAGGATGAAGAAAATAAGATTTATGAGATTTCATTTTTCAGCTAAACCCATGTAGATAATGTTTTCTGTTATAATTTCTAGTCTTTTGTAATTTACATCTTCTAACGCCTTGAGGGCATACTCCTAGAAGATACCTATGGAACCAAAAATATTCAAGTACCGATAAGGAAACTCTAAATGTGGGCCACTTTTGTTTGCAGGCAATTTATGGTTGTACTCCTTAGTGGAGATAGGACTGGTAGGTTAATGAAATATGACAAGTCAACAAAAGAAGTGAAGGTCTTATTACGTGACCTTGCTTTTCCTAATGGTGTTGCTTTGAGCAAAGATGGATCATTTGTTCTGGTAGCAGAAACCACTACTTGCAAGATCTTGCAACTTTGGCTTCGTGGACCCAAGGCTGGTCAAGTGGATATTTTTGCCGAATTACCTGGTTTTCCAGACAATATAAGAAGAAATTCAGAAGGGCATTTTTGGGTAGCTCTGCATGCAAAGGGAAGCCCTTTTGGGAAGTGGGTTTCTTCCAATCCATGGGCAGGAAAGGTAATGATAAAGATTGGATTTAACTTCAAACAGTTGCACTCATCATTTGCAGGCTGGAAGCCTCATGCTGTTGCTGTAAAGCTAAGTGAGAGAGGAGAGATACTAGAAGTCTTGGAAGATAGTGAGGGGAAGACCTTAAAGTTCATCAGTGAAGTGGAAGAgaaagatgggaagctttggaTTGCATCTGTGTTGATGCCTTTCATTGGCATTTATGGTTTGTGAGAGTGTATCATGGATAATAAGATGTAGTTGTGTATTTATGGTTTGAGATCACCTTTTCCAAATAAGATGTAGTTGTGTATGCAGATTATGTAGAATTGTGAATTACTGAGTGGTTGATGAGGCAAGTTTTTCACTTTTGTTCATTATAATAAAACATTGCATTCTACTTAATGAACAAATGCACAAAAAACAGCTGCGAAATTCTTTGTGGATTCACGTTAGAAATCCAATGAAGGCGCGTTGAAGAGCAGTTTCATGAAGAATCAAAGCATGGCAAAAATGTTGATGTTTCCGTTATATTTGAGGGATTTTCCTCTTAGAATCTTACGTTTTCATCACAAGTTAACAGAGAAATGTGTGTAAAAATTGTTCTTGACTTTTTAGGTATCTCTACTTATAAATGATGAAAAACTTTTAGATATACTACAATAAATCCTTGAGTTCAATTCAAAGTTATAAGGTTGTCTTTACTCTTAAACCACCCCCTTTTTCCCCCACAAACAATATGAATATTCTTGTCACAAGTTCACCACATCATCCATGTATTGTACATTTTAGAGTATGGTATTCACTTTCAAATGCCAAGATATCATTTAATTTAAggaattaattttataatttataacatCCAAAATTGATTTATGAGAGTCTgctaaaaacaataaattattcaTGAGAAAACTCACTTCATATTCAATGCTTTGGTTGAGATGACAAAGATATAAAATTAAGAGTATTCggtttcataaaaataaaaatatattttcgaGAATGTGATGTTGAGAACATAACATTTTACATATATTATGAGTGTGAAAGATATTTTTCAGTATTCTTCGTTCTCAAGAAAGTAATAATAGCATGGTTTACTTCATTTCTTAAGAGGAGGAATGCTAAAGTTACATTCTTATATAAAAGCGTTGGAGTTATTTTCTAATTCGATTATAACTTTCACTCcgagtttattttttttttttaaattctaaaactGTTAAAATGTTTTAGATCtttgtaattataatatttttaagagtAATTAGGCTTTGTAAAATTGCACACATGTTCTCAagcttttttaaaaattaaaataatttgataagGGTAATAATAAGTCAAGTTCCATTATACTTTGATAAACTTTAATATAATCTTTATTAAAATATCCACTTTGACATGTTCTCCTTGACTCCCAAACTGTGAGGTTAAAGGGAGGATGGGACAAGCTAATCTACCAGTattctttatttaaaattaaaaattaaaataaaaaatattttaaaagaataatttaatttgtgtattatattatttaaagaatacaaatatataattgTTCTAGCCAACTTAAGGTTGGTCGGAATCTGGATGAGCAAGGCCTTCTGGAAATGAGAGGGACTCCTCCTGCGAtgacactccgacgctcaagtcaagtcagtaagagcatAAATATAATGAGTATAATATGAAATAGGAGTTGAAAGTACTCCCTGTGTTGTTTATTATATGTTTAGATGATATATCAGATGATGATTTCTGTAGAGCATAATATGGTATATATAGATCGAATTGTAATCTCTCCACCTTTAGTCATGATTATACcttaattaattgagtgattaAAGTTAATTGATTGAGATCCGTTGAATTGTGTTCCCTCATAATGTTAGATACATAGGTTAGGAAACGACCCATAAATGACCAAACATTGGGCCAGGCCTATGACCCAACATGCCCCCAGCCTCAAGCGTAGGCCAATGAGGCTAATAAGTTCATAACCATTATATACATAGATCGATATTAGATCTATTTCACCACATGAATTGACTCAACACTTCTTTTACctacaataaatataatttaaaacttacAAACTGGAACGAGTGAGAATGACATCTCCTTCCTAAATTGGACTGATCATTGTCGGCATTTTCTTCATCTAATAGATCGCCATTTTTTTCAcctgtaaaaaatataatttaaaacttacAAAGTAGAACAAGTGAGATCGAAATTTCCTTCACAGATTGGACCGAGCGAGGTCGCCACCATACCAAGTCATAACTTGTGCATGGTTTTTCGTCACGTTAGGATTGAACCTAGACATGGTCTTCTTTAAACTGACTTGGGTCGGTATCATACCAAGTCATAAATTGTGCATGGTTTTTCGTCACGTTAGGATTGAACCTAGACGTTGTCTTCTTTAAACCGACTTGGGTCGGTACCATACCAAGTCATAACTTGTGCATGGTTTTTCGTCACGTTAGGATTGAACCTAGACGTGATCTTCTTTTAACCGACTTGGGTCGGTACCATACAAAGTCATAATTAGTGCATGGTTTTTCGTCACGTTAGGATTGAACCTAGACGTGATCTTCTTTTAACCGACTTGGGTCGGTACCATACAAAGTCATAATTAGTGCATGGTTTTTCGTCACGTTAGGATTTAACCTAGACGTGGTCTTCTTAATAATTTGAATCGAACGTGGTCGATATCCCATCCAATTAAAACTGAGGAGGTTTTTCATCATGCATTCCCTGTTCTCAACAACTTTATACCATAAAATAGTAAGTTATGTCCactcaaatatttaattaaatatcatcaaaatatagATTAGCCACGTTTCCATAATCTCCAAACAACAGTCCCTTACAAATTACAAACTTGTACACCATATAGTATATTGAATAAACGATCTTATTTTCAaacataaatttcaaattaatcaAATTGTACCAAATTAAATTAGGTAAATTAACAATCgaattttacaaatatttaattagttctAATTAAAAGTAGTAAACTTGACCAAATTTGCATCATTATTTTTCCCTCTTCCACTTACTTTTATACTTTCTTTAATAAGAATGGTAttgtaatataataattttttataaaacaatatgACGTAAccttaaaaaattaagaagaaaaCGGTATGGCGGAATAGataagttatatattttttttcaatactgttataaaatcaaataatattcAAAAACAAGTCCTGGtataatttttctaatatataatagCATAAAagataattctctatttatagTAAAAGAAATTCAccctaataaaaataaaaatatatttaaatgctGATAAACATCCTCATATAATTCCAAGGtcataatactatttttttttcttttcatgaaTTGTAAAACTCAAAAACCTCCCAGTGTATATAGATTATATTAATGGAAAACTATtgaatgaaattataaaatttagaaaaatttataaacaccATATGTAATAACAACataaaaattattctaattttCTTTACCCAATTTTTACCAAATATATTATTCATTGTAGTTATAAATTTCCACTCATTCTTAATTAGAAATATGTGATCATATTTCCTTTCCAATTTATAACAGAATCTTACTTATTTCTATattaaattacaaaatattttttattaacatgcAAAATAAAGTTTCccattcttttaatttctttaattacCCAATTAATACTTAAACTATTTCAATCGACAACAAATAAAAACGAGACGTTTATAAATcagtattataatattttattaactatcttttaatattttagaacAGATGTCATCAagtaacataattaaaaaataaaaaaaatatataaattcaataataaaatagatCTGAATATTGCACTTGTTGTAACGtgattaatagtatttaattcaATCATTTATGCCACTAaagtaattatataaataaatatttattttattttattttttattcatctcaAATGAAAAGTGATATTTTAGTcttgtaaaatttaaatattaatttgagtTACAGTAATTCACAGATTCATTAATAATTATAGATGAAAAATTAAGGCAATGTCGATGTACCTGCCATGATGGCGGTGAACTGCATCAACTACATTAGAACGATTCTTTCATGGGTGGTGTGTGGTACCTTGTGTGAATAAGGACAAATTGACATATATATTGTGGAGGTAGGAAAAGTTTTACTtagtcccacggtgggcgccaaaagtTCTAGCCAACTTAAGGTCGGTCGGAATCTAGATGAGTAAGGCCTTCTGGAAATGAGAGGGGGCCTTCTGAAAGTACTCCCTGTGTTGTTTATTATATGTTTAGATGATATATCAGATGATGATTTCTGTAGAGAGTAATGACCAAACATCGGGCCAAGCCCATGatccaacaataataatattgtgaCTTCAATCAATAACActtacaaatttatataattaagtaatttaacatgtaaatataataattgttttaatttatttaattacatatcttaattaattaattaaaaattttaaaaatatttatatgattatgttacacaccaaaattaaaaaaaataaaagaaaacaaataaaaattaagatttttaacttacactaaaaaaaatcattataaaaattaaattttagataaaatagttgttatattgattaaattatatattatttcaaaaattaaaaaattatttataaattaatttatattattaataaataggtttaaaattaatatataattatttaagattttttttttcaactttataatctaaataattagtaattaaaatcataataactaattaaatattaatttaaaaattatttattaataataaatattaatttatattaataattattttaagttatacaattatatttaatttaattattataataattaattatttttgtctaaaaaatttaatttcttaattttttaatagtatgTTTTGTCATGGGTCAGCCCTCTCTGTGTCTCGTCTTTTACGAACTAGCCGCTCCTGAGTGTTCATTTTTTACGAACTGATTACTAGGGGTGGCAATGCGAGCTGACCCGTCCCGCATTGGTCTGCCCCGCACTTGGTCCGCAAAAAGCGGGCCAGATTGGCCTGCTTCGCATAGAATTTGCCGTTGATTTTTCTAACCCGTCCCGCATAAGGGTTGGCCCTCGGGCTTGTGGACCAGCctgcataagaaatatttttaaaaaaaataattttttaaataattttttttaattttatttagatacattaggtaaatggtctcagaatattattttcatgagaCATACGTAGTAAGATGTTGTTAAAATTTTTTGGAATGTGAAATATGAGactacatgaagaaaatatagGGGTGCAGAAAAAgttatacattttaaagttatgcgaattttttttttaacagcaaagaattaaatgaatataaacggaacactttaggggtgttccaatccttatacaaaaaaCCTTCTTTTCCTCTCACACAAAACTAGCACTAACCATTTTACATTCTCAACATGTGCAACTTTGCTTAACCGTAACAACTATTTAAAGTTTCAAACAATTCAATTCTCCCCCACCTACTTGTCAACGTTTGATCCATCCAACCTTGCCTATACTCTATCTAAATAGAGCCTGCTAATCAAAGCCAAAAAAACAAGGATACTCTAGTCTTGGAAAAATTTTAAAGTCCTGCCCCCACCCAAACCTAGTCCCCAGTTCCAGCAGTCCTCCACTTGGACTTCCACTACCTGACACATACCCCACTTATCCATCCAAACCTTACTCCTAAGCCTGTTTTGCTCACTTTGCAGATTCACACCACCAGATTACCACATATGCTTGTTTGATTATATTTACATCTGCATAAGTTTCATACGTATGTGACATTACTGTATCATGACAACATCAGAGCAGTACATGAGTTGGCCACCAAGATTCCTTTAGCCTACCCTCTTCCTCCACCTGCCTTCCAATTTACTTCCTCCACCCTCCTTTACTTGCCTACCAAAACAAGTGTTGTGCACCTTTTGTATTACCAATAAATAATACAACATCAGAGATCTACCTACAAATTTGAAAACCTGTAGCCCGTCAGATCCCTCCTAGTGACCCCTGCATCACCTTActttgttcttttttatttccTCTAATCTGTTTTCATTCCATCACATCAACTTCCTGCTTAACTTCAATTTAGATCTTCCTAGCCTCATTTGGATGTAAGGTACCAGATTGCTGGATTTTATACAGCATTCTGCAGCAGGAGCATACCTTTAAAGTGATATATAAGGCGCACACTAAAAACTACCACAAAGCAGTTAGCTTGTATCCAAGCACCCTCAAACATCAACTTGTAGCTTCTTATGCATATTAGAGGGTTCAACATCCAATCTGCAAATGAGTAGCTAAAAGAGTGACCCCTGTGCTTTAGCCACTGCCAGGACTTGAGCTGGACTTTCTGGAAGATCTCCTCCACATCTGCTACCCCTTGATTAAAAACAATGGAATTCCTTTGCTCCCATATACATGCCACTATAGTTGCCCATACTCCTTTCCATAATAGATTTTGTCTACTGCTGAGTTGGGGTAAGTAGAAACTTTCAAAGTGAGTCAAGATGGCTTTATGTTGTACAAACACAATGCCAATCCATCTAAAACATAATGACCACACCCTCTAAGCAGCAGCACATTCAATGAAGATATGTTGACATGTTTCATCCTTAGACTGGAACATAGCACATAAGGTTGTGTTCATGATCACCCCTCTTCTACTCAAGTTTTCCCTTGTAGGGATCCTACCTATAAGGACCCTCCACACTGTGGTTAGCACATTGGGAAAGGTTTTGATTTTCCAAAGGTATTTGAACACATCCTTTTGGAGGCTTCTAACAGGATTGTTTATACATTCATACACATAATTTATAGAAAACAGCCCTGAATCATCAAACCCCCATACCTGTATATCTTCCTGATCCCTTAATAGCCTGGCCTGTGATATGTGCATAGCCAATTCTGTTTCCACCATGAGGCTCTTCTCCAGCTAAGTTTCCAGTCCCATACTGAGTCTACCCAAGTACCAACCTCTTCCACCTTTTGGCCCTGgttcaaagaaagagaaaagagtCTGGGGAATAAGGTTTTGAGGCTACTATTACTGACCCATGCATCCTCCCAAAATCTTACTTTATCTTCACGTCCTACTTTCCAGACGACATATTGATGAAACCAACCTGCTCCTTCTCCCTCCGTACACACTTTATGtaagtctctccaccaccaggaTTGGGCATTTATTTGTGCTTGCGGGTCGTCAAGATCCATCCCATACTTTGATACCAACAACTCCTTCCACCTCCCTTTCTcttcagatatcaggcgccatCTCCATTTAGCCAGGAGAGCAAAATTGAACTTCCTTATATCTCTGAACCCCAATCCACCCTCCTCTTTTGGTTTACACAGCACTTCCCAACTTACCCAAGATATCGGCTTCTTCTCCTTCCCCCAACCCCATAGGAACCTCCGTTGTAAGCTGATTATGCTTTTGCAAACACGGTCTGGTGCTTTAAAGAGTGATAGGTAAAAAAGTGGCCTTGTTGTTATAACTGATTTGATAAGACATATTCTCCCTGCCATAGATAAAAATCTCCATTTCCATGCATTGAGTCTGGCTTTTAGTTTACTTAGTACAGACTCCCAGAATTTTGTCTTCCTTGGATTCCCTTTCACCTTTAAGCCCAGATACTTAAACGGAACTCCCATCTGATCACAATTCAAGGTTTTTGCATAGCACACCATAGCATTTCGGTTAACATTTACACCTACAATTCTGGATTTATGGAAATTAATCTTTAAACCTAAGGCTATCTCGAACCCCCTAAGAATTGCCTTCATAGTAACCACATTATTATGAGACTCCTCACATAAGAATAAGGTGTCATCTGCAAATTTCAAAATGCATAGTTCAACCTCCTCTCTTCCAATCTTAATACCTGAGAATAGGTTAGCCTTATTAGCTTGCCTTACTAACCCTGCTAAGCCCTCTGCCACCACTAAGAAGAGAAAAGGGGCGAGAGGATCACCCTGCCTCAAGCCTCTTGTTGGTTTGAATTCCTCTGTAGGGCTACCATTCACAAGCATAGAGACTGAAGCAGATTCCAGACATCCACGCATCCATTCGACCCACTTACTTTGGAATCCCAATTTCAGAAGCATATCATAGAGGAATTCCCATCTAACTGAATCATAGGCTTTTTCGAAATCCACCTTCAAGCACAACCCAGACCTCCCACTCCTCCTCAGGTCCTCTACCACTTCATTTGCCATGAGAACACTATCAAGCATCCCTCTGTCTTTTAAGAATGCTGACTGACTATCATCAATAACTGAGGGTAGCACTTTTTTTATTCTGCCCGCCAACACCTTTGAGATGACTTTATAAATAGCCCCCACTAGGGATATGGGTCTATATTGCTCTAGCTTAGAAGGGTCCCTTACTTTTGGTACCAATGTTATAAATGATGCATTGCAGCCCTGAATTGCGGGTCAACCCGCTCCGTCCCACACTTGACCTGCGCAGACTGCGGATTATGCGGAACGAGCCTTAACGGGCTAGTGGGTTGAAATAAGCAACCCGTCCTGCACGACTCACCCCACTTTGCCACCCATACTTATTACACAGGTGACCTATTTTACCACCCTTGAATgatcaaaattgtttttcaataaaGTCTTTAAGAATCTAGCCATTTTATTGTACATAGATTTAGtaactacaatttttttatattattataatatatatgtatatattatatataattatgtacgtataactaaaataaattacttatttaaatattattttgtaatcaattttaaaagaatataattttatctttcaattaTATTGTaagtttgtttttcttttggtatataAATAAGCTTAATAATTAAGAAagatacataaatatatatttttcatatactaatttttttttaataatataaaaaatttattttaatttaaataagtcAAATTGGTATATTTAAAAGACATTTTAAACAACTTAAGATCTGATCTTTTTAGCCAAGTATActtttctaaaaatttatacgTTATGTAACATTCCAATTATATTAACTATTTATTAATTACTTAATTagtaagaaaatatatatacataactATTACGAAATATACttataaaaacattttcaaaacaaataagcacaaaattattatattattacatCATTTATAGATTGATATTGATATGTGACAATTCTATGTTCTATGAAGTGAACTTGTAACCTTATTTACTATCTTTTTgtgaaacaaattttataatagaCTAGACgctttttattttaacaaaggTAACTAAATAAtcacataatttcttacatataTTTTGTATCTCAATAAAGATTATTAAATAACTACAACTAAAATCACAAGACCTCAAGACTTCCAAAAGTAAGTATTGAACAATTTCACTTTTACTTATGTTGGGAAAATCGGAATTAATTCTCCCTCTTTGGTGTAGATGCAAAATGGACACTTGCAGAAGTAATAagcaaataatagaaaatagaaCGAATAGAATAATGACATCAAAAAATTTTAACGTGCAAAAACTTCCTCAACTTGAGAAATGAAAACCCATGAGACATAGTCTAAAAAATGTCTCCACTATAAAAGTaggattacaatatttgtttctctcaCTCTATTAGGATAACAATCAATCTCACCCAACAAGGATGGAATACAACGTCTCTGTAACCTTTTACTAGGATTTCTAATCTCACACTATGATGGATATCAACTCTCTCTTTTACTCTCTATGTTGCTCTTCTCACCTGCTTGTTTTTCTCTTCCTCACAAGTTCCCTTGATATAGCGAATGAGAGGAAGGCTTATCACATAAAGAGATAGTGGGTAATTAAAGCTCATCACATTTTCAAGAGAGAGATATAATTCCAAGACTTTTGGAATGGTcatcattgaatatattcaatggaTCCGTTATCAAGATTCATTGGTCATGGTCCCCATTAGAATAAGGAGGGATTCCCAACAACTTACACATTATTCTTGATCACGCCTCtagaataaatataattattaacatGTAATTAAGATAATTTACATGACTTAGGTTATCACTTAAATATGTATATTATTCTCATAATGGTTTCATAATTCAATAGCAGAATACTCAAACTAGGCTAAATTATCACACTTACCTTTCACACAACCAATCAACCAACTTAGTCTAAACATATTTTGTTATTACACAGTTGAACAAGGTCAAATTTCCTCTATCAAGTCTCTAAATTCCTTGGTTATGCAGTCCTTCGGCTCTTCGTCTCTTCGTCCTTTCGGTTTTTCGGTGTTTTGGTGGTAGGTACTTGCAAAGACACTTTAACGCTCAAGTTAGCGATGAGTATCTCCAGTTTACAAATATTGTGGTTATAGAATCAATACCTTCTTCCTTTGGTGTTATCTTCTATTTATAGTTTTCTTATCGGCCTGAGGATTTTTCTAGGCTCACGAAGGCCCAATTACCTTCTTAATCTTGTTTAGCAAGTAATTAGTCACTTTTGATATTTCCTCTTGTATCAAATGACTGATATGCCAAGTACCCATTCGATATTCG from Phaseolus vulgaris cultivar G19833 chromosome 1, P. vulgaris v2.0, whole genome shotgun sequence carries:
- the LOC137813986 gene encoding protein STRICTOSIDINE SYNTHASE-LIKE 10-like — encoded protein: MNPGLVAVATLLALFAITFSFFNPQALFSPPHVPGSKDHLHAAQIIHLAGAVGPESLVFDAHGGGPYTGVADGRILKWEGEKQGWTEFAFTSSNRSDCVRPFAPELEHVCGRPLGLKFDKKSGDLYIADAYLGLKVVGSAGGLATGVVTEVEGQPLRFTNDMDISEEEDVIYFTESSTISQRRQFMVVLLSGDRTGRLMKYDKSTKEVKVLLRDLAFPNGVALSKDGSFVLVAETTTCKILQLWLRGPKAGQVDIFAELPGFPDNIRRNSEGHFWVALHAKGSPFGKWVSSNPWAGKVMIKIGFNFKQLHSSFAGWKPHAVAVKLSERGEILEVLEDSEGKTLKFISEVEEKDGKLWIASVLMPFIGIYGL